The following nucleotide sequence is from Corylus avellana chloroplast, complete genome.
TCTGTACATTCAATGTACTCTACGGATAGAGGAATACATAAAGTTGAACATAGTAAAATAAGAAATTGAAAGATTTCGTTGAAATTGTTCCTTTGGAAATTTCCCGAAAAGCTAATCATAGGTTCTTCTCTCCATCGGAACAATAGGGCCGTTATGCTCATTACTAAACTTGTTGAAGAGATGAAATATAACCAAGGTATATCTTTTTGATCAGAGGTTGAATCGATCATCAGAAGAAGAATTAGGCCAAAAATTAGGATACATTCTGGGAAAATAAAACTTCCATCGAAGAGAAGCAAATGAAAGGCTTTCATAAAAATTCTCGTAGAATCGAGAATGAAGTTTTCATTCTGTACATGCCAGATCATGAATTAGTAACTGCATCCAATCTCCAAAAAAAAATCCCAATTGTTTCGAACTTTCTATTTTTGGAATGGAATATTTACGGAATCCCCATGAATAGGATCAAACCTTATTCCATGGTATTTACGTGGGATTCCTCTTTCTTATTATTAAGCAGGTCCCCGAGGGGGCTTAGTTGATACATGATTTATGTTTCGTCTTTCGTTTGTTTCGATAAATATATCAATCAATTCCGATTCTTTCTTTTTCTATTGATTCTTTTCCGATCGAGATGTATGGATCCATGGGTCTATGTGTCTATATAGATCCTATCCTGTTCATGGATTAACGAAAATGTGCAAAAGCTCTATTTGCCTCTGCCATTCTATGAGTCTCTTCCTTTTTACGTATGGCATCGCCACTCCCTTTGGCAGCATCCACTAATTCGGAACTTAACTTGAAAGCCATATTTCGACCCGGGCGTTTTCGGGATGCCCCTAATAACCAACGAATGGCAAGTGCTTTTCCTTGTGCGGATCCTATTTCAATGGGAACTTGATGAGTCGATCCGCCTACACGTCTTGCTTTTACTGCTATGTCGGGAGTTACTCCACGTATTGCTTGACGTAAAACAGATAGCGGATTCGTTTCTGTCTTTTGTTGAATCTTTTTCATAGCTCGATAGATAATTTGATAAGCCAATGATTTTTTTCCGTGTTTCAGAAT
It contains:
- the rps7 gene encoding ribosomal protein S7 — encoded protein: MSRRGTAEEKTAKSDPIYRNRLVNMLVNRILKHGKKSLAYQIIYRAMKKIQQKTETNPLSVLRQAIRGVTPDIAVKARRVGGSTHQVPIEIGSAQGKALAIRWLLGASRKRPGRNMAFKLSSELVDAAKGSGDAIRKKEETHRMAEANRAFAHFR